A region from the Paludicola sp. MB14-C6 genome encodes:
- a CDS encoding SDR family oxidoreductase → MQTNKTVVITGAAGVLCSTFAFDLAQKGMNVALLDLNVTAAQKVADEINKKGGKAIAVEANVLEKESLEKAHEIVKQEFGTCDILINGAGGNNPKGTTSSEYFLKDDMQDENLTSFFDLDPKGIEFVFNLNFLGTLLPTQVFTKDFIENNKGNIINISSMNALKPLTKIPAYSGAKAAVSNFTQWLAVHFANQNIRVNAIAPGFFVTNQNKALLFDENGNPTARTHKILAHTPMARFGKPEELLGTLEWLVNEEASSFVTGIVVPVDGGFSAYSGV, encoded by the coding sequence ATGCAAACAAATAAAACAGTTGTTATTACTGGTGCTGCTGGAGTATTATGCTCTACCTTTGCTTTTGATTTAGCTCAAAAAGGAATGAATGTTGCGTTACTAGATTTAAATGTAACTGCGGCACAAAAAGTTGCAGATGAGATAAACAAAAAAGGCGGAAAGGCAATTGCAGTAGAAGCGAATGTATTAGAAAAAGAAAGCTTAGAAAAAGCACATGAAATTGTAAAACAAGAGTTTGGGACTTGTGATATTTTAATTAATGGTGCAGGAGGCAACAATCCGAAAGGAACAACCTCTAGTGAGTATTTTTTAAAAGATGATATGCAAGATGAAAACTTAACTTCCTTCTTTGATTTAGACCCAAAAGGAATTGAGTTTGTGTTTAATTTAAACTTTCTAGGCACATTACTTCCAACACAAGTATTTACCAAAGACTTTATTGAAAACAACAAAGGAAATATTATTAATATTTCTTCTATGAATGCGTTGAAGCCTCTGACTAAAATTCCAGCATACAGTGGCGCAAAAGCCGCTGTATCGAACTTCACACAATGGTTAGCAGTACATTTTGCAAACCAAAATATACGAGTAAATGCAATTGCACCAGGATTCTTTGTAACGAATCAAAATAAAGCATTGTTATTTGATGAAAACGGAAATCCAACTGCAAGAACCCATAAAATATTAGCACATACTCCAATGGCACGTTTTGGAAAGCCAGAAGAGTTACTTGGAACACTAGAGTGGCTTGTAAATGAAGAAGCATCTAGTTTTGTAACAGGAATTGTAGTCCCAGTAGATGGTGGATTTTCTGCATATTCAGGTGTGTAG
- a CDS encoding sugar phosphate isomerase/epimerase family protein: protein MADFLLSAFADEAAERLERQIEALKRNNIKRIEIRNVNGKCIIDCSKVELVAIKKQLDENGIMVSSIGSPIGKYNIEEPFDIHLERFQRAIETAKILKTKRIRMFSFFIPKGAEAEQYREEVLSRLEVFTTLAKQNGVVCCHENEKEIYGDVKKRVLELHENNSDLKGIFDPANYIQCKEDPKSIFADLKPYIDYIHIKDAIMEDGIVVPAGKGDGAIATILDSFYEQGKEKLLTVEPHLTVFSGLSNLQDEELKHKYTYQSQGEAFDVAVTALKDILDKRGYCYE from the coding sequence ATGGCTGATTTTCTATTATCTGCGTTTGCAGATGAAGCAGCAGAGAGATTAGAGAGACAAATTGAGGCGCTCAAAAGAAACAATATTAAAAGAATAGAAATTCGAAATGTAAACGGAAAATGTATTATTGATTGTTCAAAAGTTGAACTTGTAGCTATAAAAAAACAGCTTGATGAAAATGGAATTATGGTATCTTCCATAGGTTCGCCGATTGGAAAATATAATATTGAAGAGCCTTTTGATATTCATTTAGAACGCTTTCAACGAGCAATAGAAACGGCTAAAATTTTGAAGACAAAACGCATTCGTATGTTTAGCTTTTTCATTCCAAAAGGAGCAGAAGCCGAACAATATCGTGAAGAAGTTTTGAGCCGACTTGAAGTGTTCACAACGCTAGCAAAACAAAATGGCGTGGTTTGTTGCCATGAAAACGAAAAAGAAATCTATGGCGATGTAAAAAAACGTGTGTTAGAATTACATGAAAACAACTCTGACTTAAAGGGGATTTTTGATCCAGCAAACTATATTCAATGTAAAGAAGATCCGAAATCCATTTTTGCAGATTTAAAACCTTATATTGACTATATTCATATTAAAGATGCAATCATGGAAGATGGAATTGTAGTGCCTGCAGGCAAAGGCGATGGTGCAATAGCAACAATATTAGATAGCTTTTATGAGCAAGGAAAAGAAAAGCTATTAACCGTTGAACCACATCTTACCGTATTTAGTGGACTTAGTAATTTACAAGATGAAGAGTTAAAACATAAATATACATATCAATCCCAAGGGGAAGCATTTGATGTGGCTGTAACTGCATTAAAAGACATCTTAGATAAGAGAGGATATTGTTATGAATAA
- a CDS encoding sugar kinase, with protein sequence MVLTFGEVLLRLTPPELQRIKQAHSFQIDFGGAEANTAVSLAQFGIPVKHITKLPNHEIGLSCKSELMKYGVDTSGIVMDESNHARMGLYFYEKGASQRPSQVIYDRADSSIAKAQETDFNWDVILNGVSWFHFTGITPAISDNLSNILLTALQKAKEKGITISCDLNYRAKLWSKEKAKEVMTSYMPYIDILFANTGSIYDVFSIGTAYYGKSDDVETAIAVAKQVKDTFETKVIAMTMRKTISASVNEWSALLYDGNCYIAKKYKMDIVDRIGGGDSFAAGYIYSAYKKYTMQQTVEFATAASCLKHSIQGDFNLVSVEEVMALVNGDGNGNIKR encoded by the coding sequence ATGGTACTAACATTTGGAGAAGTGTTATTGAGGCTAACCCCTCCTGAATTGCAACGAATCAAGCAAGCGCATAGCTTTCAAATTGATTTTGGAGGAGCAGAAGCCAATACTGCAGTTTCTCTTGCTCAATTTGGAATTCCAGTAAAACATATCACAAAGCTACCTAATCATGAAATTGGTTTATCGTGTAAAAGTGAGCTGATGAAATATGGCGTTGACACAAGCGGGATTGTAATGGATGAAAGTAATCATGCACGGATGGGACTATACTTCTATGAAAAAGGTGCATCTCAACGCCCGTCTCAAGTAATCTATGACAGAGCAGATTCCTCCATTGCAAAAGCACAAGAAACTGATTTTAATTGGGATGTTATTTTAAATGGCGTATCATGGTTTCATTTTACTGGAATTACACCTGCAATTAGCGATAATTTAAGTAATATTTTATTGACAGCCTTGCAAAAAGCAAAGGAAAAGGGAATTACAATTTCTTGCGATTTAAACTATCGTGCAAAGCTTTGGAGCAAAGAAAAGGCAAAAGAAGTAATGACCAGCTATATGCCATATATTGATATACTTTTTGCAAATACAGGTAGCATTTATGATGTATTTTCTATTGGAACTGCTTATTACGGAAAATCAGATGATGTAGAAACTGCAATTGCTGTTGCAAAACAAGTGAAAGATACTTTTGAAACAAAAGTAATTGCAATGACGATGAGAAAGACTATATCTGCATCAGTAAATGAATGGTCAGCCTTGTTGTATGACGGGAATTGTTATATTGCAAAGAAATACAAAATGGATATTGTTGACCGCATTGGCGGCGGAGATAGTTTTGCGGCGGGTTATATTTATAGTGCATATAAAAAATATACTATGCAACAAACCGTTGAATTTGCAACTGCGGCATCTTGCTTAAAACATTCCATACAAGGTGATTTTAATTTGGTGTCTGTTGAGGAAGTAATGGCATTAGTGAATGGTGACGGTAACGGAAACATTAAAAGATAA
- a CDS encoding bifunctional 2-keto-4-hydroxyglutarate aldolase/2-keto-3-deoxy-6-phosphogluconate aldolase, which yields MQKEQVLLKIKQAGIVAVVRGNTKQEALDIVKECVAGGITAIELTFTTPFAHHVIEELHNQYGNSILLGAGTVLDSETARIAILSGAQFIVSPHFNADVIRMCNRYRIANMSGIMTITEAVSAMEAGCDILKVFPGEVLGINFLKAIKGPLPYAQLMPTGGVNPENVCEWLQAGAVAVGAGSSLTKGNVKQNAEQFIKQIHLFREG from the coding sequence ATGCAAAAAGAGCAGGTTTTATTAAAAATTAAGCAAGCTGGAATTGTTGCTGTTGTACGAGGCAATACAAAGCAAGAAGCACTCGATATTGTTAAAGAATGTGTAGCTGGTGGAATTACTGCAATTGAACTAACGTTTACAACTCCTTTTGCACATCATGTGATTGAAGAGTTACATAATCAATATGGCAACTCAATCTTGCTAGGTGCTGGAACTGTTTTAGATTCAGAAACCGCAAGAATTGCAATCTTATCAGGAGCACAATTTATTGTATCACCACATTTTAATGCAGATGTTATTCGTATGTGTAATCGCTATCGCATTGCAAATATGAGTGGCATTATGACAATAACAGAAGCCGTATCTGCAATGGAAGCAGGTTGTGATATCTTAAAAGTATTCCCAGGAGAAGTGTTAGGAATCAATTTCTTGAAAGCAATTAAAGGCCCACTTCCTTATGCACAATTGATGCCAACAGGAGGAGTAAACCCTGAAAATGTCTGCGAATGGCTACAAGCAGGTGCTGTGGCAGTCGGAGCAGGTAGTTCATTGACAAAAGGAAATGTCAAGCAAAATGCAGAACAATTTATCAAGCAGATTCACTTGTTTAGGGAGGGATAG
- the uxaC gene encoding glucuronate isomerase encodes MIKQLFLENETAKRLYQTAKDLPIIDYHCHLSPKEIYEDKPFADIGEMWLGADHYIWRLMRAFDINEYYVTGKASYQEKFYAFARCVGLAAGSPLYHWCKMELSQYFGIDTPLNESTAEEIHQKANQVIREKQLSPRKLIQQSNVAYIGTTDDVIDSLDYHEKLKQDNTFDVTVAPSFRTDNLLLIQKEGYLDYIKKLSKITNIDVINIDTLEQAIQNRLDFFCKMGCKFTDVGIPMFPTCMGTKQQADIAFQKAINGEPTTEMEYNQFLFYIFVFLASEYQKRNLIMQLHLAAKRNVNSALYRSVGVDCGGDCVGDSISQDQMAALFDAMNENGAMPETIVYTLNTAMYDTLSTISGSFRNVRMGTAWWFQDHKSGIEKQIKLFAQTSHLATFLGMLTDSRSFLSYARHDYFRRILCNIVGDWIEKGEFADDENAEILIRRICYENIKNKIGD; translated from the coding sequence ATGATAAAACAATTGTTTTTAGAAAATGAAACAGCAAAACGACTCTATCAAACAGCGAAAGACTTACCAATTATTGATTATCATTGTCATCTTTCGCCGAAAGAAATCTACGAAGATAAACCTTTTGCTGATATTGGAGAAATGTGGCTTGGGGCAGATCATTATATATGGAGATTGATGCGTGCATTTGATATAAATGAATACTACGTTACCGGAAAAGCATCTTATCAAGAAAAGTTTTATGCATTTGCAAGATGCGTGGGTCTTGCTGCAGGAAGTCCATTGTATCATTGGTGTAAGATGGAGTTATCCCAATACTTTGGAATCGATACACCATTAAATGAATCTACTGCAGAAGAAATCCATCAAAAAGCAAATCAAGTCATAAGAGAAAAACAACTTTCACCAAGAAAGTTAATACAACAATCAAATGTAGCTTATATCGGAACAACGGATGATGTAATTGATTCGCTAGACTACCATGAGAAATTAAAGCAAGATAATACTTTTGATGTCACAGTAGCACCTTCGTTTCGCACAGACAATTTATTATTAATTCAAAAAGAGGGGTATCTCGATTACATAAAAAAGCTTTCCAAGATTACAAATATTGATGTTATAAACATTGATACATTAGAACAAGCAATTCAAAATAGATTGGATTTTTTTTGTAAAATGGGTTGTAAATTTACCGATGTTGGTATTCCAATGTTTCCAACATGCATGGGAACAAAGCAACAAGCCGATATCGCTTTTCAAAAAGCAATAAATGGAGAGCCAACCACAGAGATGGAGTATAACCAATTTCTATTTTATATATTTGTGTTCTTGGCTTCTGAGTATCAAAAGCGCAACTTAATCATGCAACTCCATTTAGCTGCAAAGCGAAATGTGAATAGTGCTTTATATCGCTCAGTCGGAGTCGATTGTGGTGGGGATTGCGTTGGTGATAGTATTTCCCAAGATCAAATGGCAGCACTGTTTGATGCAATGAACGAAAATGGAGCTATGCCAGAAACAATTGTATATACACTGAATACTGCAATGTATGATACACTTTCCACAATTTCAGGAAGCTTTCGCAATGTAAGAATGGGAACAGCTTGGTGGTTCCAAGATCATAAGAGCGGAATTGAAAAACAAATCAAACTCTTTGCCCAAACATCACATTTAGCGACATTCTTAGGAATGTTAACGGATAGTAGAAGTTTTCTCTCTTATGCTCGACATGATTATTTTAGAAGAATTTTATGCAATATTGTTGGGGATTGGATTGAAAAAGGTGAGTTTGCAGATGATGAAAATGCAGAAATACTCATTCGTCGAATCTGTTATGAGAACATAAAAAATAAAATAGGGGATTAA
- a CDS encoding AraC family transcriptional regulator, with product MKSIKNEISVFNPTHMNMISDTFEIYHYRQPYFKALDFHNHDFYEFYIFLDGIVTYYIEEKVYDLCAGDILVIPPGKMHRPVIADPNALYERIVLWVNPSYIQSIDDEKQTLTTTLHTIEANKQYLIPIPSVDFDFITTMLHRLIHLSTTNEDSILVKNAYLVLLLDHIHTQLLSAAPFKAEDIEYDTIPEIIYYINEHLCEKLTLDDISNRFFISKYHLIRKFKAYTNATVYDYIIAKRIVLAKKLLREGVSATEACMQCGFTDYSNFYKSFQMKSGMTPAEFKGTIGK from the coding sequence ATGAAATCTATAAAAAATGAAATCTCGGTTTTCAATCCGACTCATATGAACATGATTTCTGATACGTTTGAAATTTATCATTATAGACAACCATATTTTAAAGCACTTGATTTTCATAACCATGATTTCTATGAGTTTTATATATTTTTAGATGGAATTGTAACTTATTATATCGAAGAAAAAGTATATGATCTTTGCGCTGGAGATATTTTAGTAATTCCACCCGGAAAAATGCACCGACCAGTTATTGCTGATCCAAACGCTTTATATGAACGAATTGTTTTGTGGGTAAACCCATCCTATATTCAGTCAATTGATGATGAAAAACAAACGCTCACCACAACACTACATACAATTGAGGCAAATAAACAATATCTCATCCCAATTCCATCTGTTGATTTTGATTTTATTACGACAATGTTACATCGGTTGATTCATTTAAGCACTACAAACGAAGACTCAATACTTGTTAAAAACGCCTATCTTGTTTTGTTATTAGATCATATTCATACCCAATTACTTTCTGCTGCCCCTTTTAAAGCAGAAGATATTGAATATGATACAATTCCTGAAATCATCTATTATATAAACGAACATCTATGTGAAAAGCTAACGCTAGACGACATTAGCAATCGCTTTTTTATCAGTAAGTACCATCTTATCCGTAAATTTAAAGCTTATACCAATGCAACCGTTTATGATTACATTATTGCAAAAAGAATTGTACTCGCAAAAAAACTATTGCGTGAAGGGGTGTCTGCAACAGAGGCTTGTATGCAATGTGGATTTACCGATTACTCGAATTTTTATAAATCATTTCAAATGAAATCCGGCATGACACCCGCAGAGTTTAAAGGAACTATTGGAAAATAA
- the uxuA gene encoding mannonate dehydratase, which translates to MKMTFRWYGENDPVTLQKIRQIPKMSGIVSAIYDVPVGEVWGEDKIQALKEKANQNGLAFEVVESVPVHEDIKLGNQNAKKYIENYCENIRRLGRAGVKVICYNFMPVFDWLRSELERILPDGSNALAYDEKTVLSMNPLTSELSLPGWDESYTKEGLRELLKQYKTVDEEQLWRNLEIFLKAIIPVAEESGISMAIHPDDPPWGIFGLPRVITNEKNLERFLKLVDFKANGLTFCTGSLGASVENDLVAMIHKFGNRIHFAHLRNIKITGERCFEESAHPTECGSLDMYGIVEALQESGFDGYIRPDHGRMIWGETGRYGYGLYDRALGATYLTGLWEGIEKHANK; encoded by the coding sequence ATGAAGATGACATTTCGTTGGTACGGAGAGAATGATCCCGTTACCTTGCAAAAGATTAGGCAAATTCCAAAGATGAGCGGAATTGTGTCCGCAATTTATGATGTTCCTGTTGGTGAAGTATGGGGCGAAGACAAAATTCAAGCACTAAAAGAAAAAGCAAATCAAAATGGATTGGCTTTTGAAGTGGTTGAAAGTGTTCCTGTTCATGAGGATATTAAATTAGGAAATCAAAATGCAAAGAAGTACATAGAAAACTATTGCGAAAATATTCGTAGATTAGGTCGAGCAGGCGTTAAGGTCATTTGTTATAACTTTATGCCCGTATTCGATTGGCTTCGTAGCGAGTTAGAACGGATATTACCAGATGGATCAAATGCATTGGCGTATGATGAAAAAACTGTACTTTCTATGAATCCACTTACAAGTGAATTATCATTACCAGGATGGGATGAGAGCTATACTAAAGAGGGATTAAGAGAGTTATTAAAGCAATATAAAACTGTTGATGAAGAGCAATTATGGCGTAACCTAGAAATCTTTTTAAAAGCAATCATTCCAGTAGCAGAGGAAAGTGGAATCAGTATGGCGATTCATCCGGATGATCCACCATGGGGTATTTTCGGATTACCTAGAGTAATTACAAATGAAAAAAATCTAGAGCGTTTTTTAAAGCTAGTGGACTTCAAAGCGAATGGCTTAACCTTCTGCACAGGCTCATTGGGAGCTAGTGTTGAAAATGATTTAGTTGCAATGATTCATAAATTTGGTAATCGTATTCATTTTGCACACTTAAGAAATATCAAAATTACAGGTGAGCGTTGCTTTGAAGAAAGTGCACATCCAACAGAATGTGGTTCATTGGATATGTACGGAATTGTAGAGGCATTGCAAGAAAGTGGATTTGATGGCTACATACGCCCTGATCACGGAAGAATGATTTGGGGAGAAACAGGTCGTTATGGTTATGGATTATATGACCGTGCATTAGGTGCTACTTATTTAACTGGCTTATGGGAAGGAATTGAAAAACATGCAAACAAATAA
- a CDS encoding sugar phosphate isomerase/epimerase family protein — protein MKIGAQLYTIRDYIQTVDDVSKSFKKIADIGYQAVQVSGIGPIKPEELRDIAKENGLEIVITHINPERVLNETEQVIVEHKIFGCNRIGIGSLPDRYKTDLNGYRQFVKDFSVAAKKMAEHGMKFYYHNHEFEFLHFEGTTPYDMMIQETNPDEWAFLPDTYWIQYAGRCPAKQIEQLKGRTEVIHIKDMAIRDRKQVMAPIFEGNLCFDEIFEACEKAGVVYAMVEQDDCYGKDPFDELKISFDNLKKAGY, from the coding sequence ATGAAAATAGGCGCACAACTTTATACAATACGTGATTATATTCAAACAGTCGATGATGTAAGTAAATCGTTCAAAAAAATTGCAGATATTGGATATCAAGCGGTTCAAGTTTCTGGAATTGGACCAATTAAGCCAGAAGAACTGCGAGATATTGCAAAGGAAAACGGATTAGAGATTGTAATTACACATATTAACCCTGAACGTGTTTTAAACGAAACTGAGCAAGTAATCGTAGAACATAAAATCTTTGGTTGCAATCGAATTGGTATTGGCTCTTTACCAGATCGATATAAAACGGATTTAAACGGATACCGTCAGTTTGTAAAAGACTTTAGTGTTGCTGCAAAGAAGATGGCAGAACATGGAATGAAATTTTATTATCATAACCATGAGTTTGAGTTTTTGCATTTCGAAGGTACGACACCATATGATATGATGATTCAAGAAACAAATCCAGACGAATGGGCTTTTTTACCGGATACTTATTGGATTCAATATGCTGGAAGATGCCCAGCAAAACAAATTGAACAATTAAAAGGTAGAACAGAAGTAATTCATATTAAAGATATGGCAATCAGAGATCGTAAGCAAGTTATGGCACCTATCTTTGAAGGCAATTTATGTTTTGATGAAATTTTTGAAGCTTGTGAAAAAGCAGGCGTAGTATATGCAATGGTAGAACAAGATGATTGCTATGGTAAAGATCCATTTGATGAATTGAAAATTAGTTTTGATAACTTAAAGAAGGCAGGATATTAA
- the thiD gene encoding bifunctional hydroxymethylpyrimidine kinase/phosphomethylpyrimidine kinase, with protein sequence MKKVLTIAGTDCSGGAGVQADIKTITAHKMYAMSAMTALTAQNTTGVYGVFEITPEFVSQQLDCIFQDIRPDAVKIGMVFNKDIIKVIVDKLNQYQAENIVVDPVMVSTSGSKLLSDDAVNALVTKLLPIGTVITPNIPEAETICGFTINSEDDMIRAAEKINFQINCSVLIKGGHLTSTANDLLYYQGKPTWFISERVDNPNTHGTGCTLSSAIACNLANGLSIEESIQKAKEYVTGALKTHFDIGHGSGPLDHTYWL encoded by the coding sequence ATGAAAAAAGTATTAACGATTGCGGGTACAGATTGTAGTGGCGGAGCAGGTGTTCAAGCAGATATTAAGACTATCACAGCTCATAAAATGTATGCAATGAGTGCCATGACAGCACTAACAGCTCAAAATACAACAGGAGTATATGGCGTATTTGAAATAACGCCTGAATTTGTTTCGCAGCAATTGGATTGCATTTTTCAAGATATTCGTCCCGATGCTGTAAAGATTGGCATGGTATTTAATAAAGATATTATCAAAGTCATTGTAGATAAACTGAATCAATATCAAGCTGAAAATATTGTCGTAGATCCGGTTATGGTATCTACAAGCGGAAGCAAATTGCTTTCAGACGATGCAGTAAACGCTTTGGTAACCAAGTTACTGCCGATAGGAACGGTAATTACGCCAAATATACCCGAGGCGGAAACAATATGCGGTTTTACTATTAACAGTGAGGATGATATGATTCGAGCAGCAGAAAAAATCAATTTTCAAATAAATTGTTCGGTATTGATTAAGGGAGGTCACTTAACCTCCACTGCAAATGATTTATTATATTATCAAGGCAAACCTACATGGTTTATATCTGAGCGGGTTGATAATCCGAATACCCATGGTACAGGTTGTACACTATCTTCAGCCATTGCGTGTAATTTAGCAAATGGATTGAGCATTGAAGAAAGTATACAAAAAGCAAAAGAATATGTTACAGGTGCTTTAAAAACCCACTTTGATATTGGGCATGGAAGTGGTCCATTGGATCATACTTATTGGTTATAA
- a CDS encoding Gfo/Idh/MocA family protein, with amino-acid sequence MNNQVKIGIIGIGNMGSVHAKNIYNNEVENMQLGAVCDIEPTKQAWVDENVKGIPFYQDYKEMIENENLDAILIAVPHYFHPEMAIYGFSKGLHVISEKPAGVYTKQVEAMNEAAKKSGKVFGIMYNQRTNPMYQKARELVKSGALGELKRCIWIITDWYRTQSYYDSGTWRATWAGEGGGVLINQCPHNLDLWQWIFGMPTRIRATCQMGKWHDIEVEDEVTAYAEYANGSIATFITTTGETPGTNRLEITGDKGKLVIEDGKMHLWQLKVPEREWCVTCEEGFKTPEKVYTEIKPEGVETGHNGILRNFVKAILQGEKLLAPGYEGINGLTISNAIHLSSFTNDWVELPIDKELYLEKLNELIKTSKTKDNVVARLQNLEGTY; translated from the coding sequence ATGAATAATCAAGTGAAAATTGGAATTATCGGAATTGGTAACATGGGTAGTGTTCATGCAAAAAACATCTATAACAATGAAGTTGAAAATATGCAACTAGGAGCAGTTTGTGATATCGAACCAACCAAACAAGCTTGGGTAGATGAAAACGTAAAAGGCATACCTTTTTATCAAGATTACAAAGAGATGATTGAAAATGAAAACTTAGATGCGATTTTGATTGCAGTACCACATTACTTCCATCCTGAAATGGCAATCTACGGTTTCTCAAAAGGTCTACATGTAATATCAGAAAAACCTGCTGGTGTATATACAAAGCAAGTAGAAGCTATGAACGAAGCTGCGAAAAAATCAGGCAAAGTGTTCGGAATTATGTACAACCAACGTACAAACCCAATGTACCAAAAAGCAAGAGAGCTTGTAAAAAGCGGTGCTTTAGGCGAATTGAAACGTTGTATTTGGATTATTACGGATTGGTATCGTACGCAATCTTATTATGATTCTGGTACATGGAGAGCAACATGGGCTGGTGAAGGCGGCGGTGTGTTAATTAACCAATGCCCTCATAACTTAGATTTATGGCAATGGATTTTCGGTATGCCAACAAGAATCAGAGCAACTTGCCAAATGGGTAAATGGCATGATATTGAAGTAGAAGATGAAGTTACTGCATACGCAGAATATGCAAATGGTTCAATAGCTACTTTTATTACTACAACTGGAGAAACTCCAGGCACCAACCGTCTTGAAATTACTGGCGATAAAGGCAAACTTGTGATTGAAGATGGTAAAATGCATCTTTGGCAATTAAAAGTACCAGAACGTGAATGGTGTGTCACTTGTGAAGAAGGCTTTAAAACACCTGAAAAAGTATATACAGAAATCAAACCAGAAGGTGTAGAAACAGGACACAATGGTATTCTAAGAAACTTTGTAAAAGCAATCTTACAAGGCGAGAAATTATTAGCTCCTGGATACGAAGGAATTAATGGACTAACAATCTCCAATGCAATCCATTTATCAAGCTTTACAAATGATTGGGTTGAACTACCAATCGATAAAGAGTTATATTTAGAAAAACTAAATGAGTTAATTAAAACTTCTAAAACAAAAGATAATGTTGTAGCAAGATTACAAAATTTAGAGGGAACATATTAA
- the nagA gene encoding N-acetylglucosamine-6-phosphate deacetylase: MKINKIIHANVVTPYRVIEDAEVCIENGIITYVGKMREDDSEREGVLDAKHQYLSSGFIDLHTHGAGGHDFMDGTEEAFLEAAIVHAKHGTTLLLPTTLACSNEELENVVKVFHQAKGKSKGAILYGLHLEGPYFSQNQRGAQDEKYIKAPDPVEYEALLNSTTDIVRWTAAPELERISEFACALRKHGILASIGHSDAVLEDVQQAFENGFTHITHLYSGMSAMVRKNSFRYPGVTESAYMIDEMTVEIIADGKHLPASILKYVYQTKGADKICLVTDSMRGAGMPDGKSILGSLKAGQEVVIEDGVAKLFDRSAFAGSVATADRVVRNMIQLADVPLCDAVRMMTATPARIAKIKNKGIVALGYDADFTLYDSEINIKATVVNGELIYRKQYEFV, encoded by the coding sequence ATGAAAATCAATAAAATTATTCATGCAAATGTAGTGACTCCATATCGTGTGATTGAAGATGCAGAGGTTTGCATAGAGAACGGAATAATCACCTATGTAGGAAAAATGCGTGAGGATGATAGTGAAAGAGAAGGTGTGCTAGATGCGAAACATCAATATCTATCTTCTGGTTTTATTGATCTTCATACCCACGGAGCAGGTGGACACGATTTCATGGATGGCACAGAAGAAGCTTTTTTAGAAGCAGCAATTGTCCATGCAAAACACGGAACAACGTTGTTGCTTCCAACTACCCTTGCTTGTAGCAACGAAGAATTAGAAAACGTCGTAAAAGTATTTCATCAAGCCAAAGGGAAGAGTAAAGGTGCAATTTTATATGGATTACATCTAGAAGGCCCATATTTTTCACAAAATCAGAGAGGTGCACAAGACGAGAAATATATTAAAGCACCGGACCCTGTAGAATATGAAGCACTTTTAAATAGCACAACCGATATTGTACGTTGGACAGCAGCTCCTGAACTAGAGCGAATTAGTGAGTTCGCTTGTGCGTTACGCAAACATGGTATATTAGCTTCCATCGGACATAGTGATGCAGTATTAGAAGATGTGCAGCAAGCTTTTGAAAATGGATTTACTCATATTACGCATTTATATAGCGGAATGTCTGCTATGGTGCGGAAAAATTCATTTCGCTATCCAGGTGTAACGGAAAGTGCTTATATGATTGATGAAATGACCGTAGAAATTATTGCAGATGGAAAGCATTTACCTGCTAGTATTTTAAAATATGTTTATCAAACAAAAGGTGCAGACAAAATTTGTTTGGTAACCGATTCAATGCGTGGAGCAGGAATGCCTGACGGAAAAAGTATTCTCGGTAGCTTAAAAGCAGGTCAAGAAGTGGTTATTGAAGATGGCGTTGCAAAACTGTTCGATCGTTCTGCATTTGCGGGAAGCGTTGCAACAGCGGATAGAGTTGTTCGCAATATGATTCAGCTAGCTGATGTTCCACTATGCGATGCAGTTCGTATGATGACTGCAACACCTGCAAGAATTGCAAAGATTAAAAATAAAGGTATTGTAGCACTCGGATATGATGCTGACTTTACATTGTATGATTCAGAGATTAACATAAAAGCAACTGTTGTAAATGGTGAACTAATATATAGAAAGCAATACGAATTCGTATAA